From Bradyrhizobium sp. 4:
GGCATCCAGCAATGACTGTGACATCCGCGAGGCTTTCGGCAGGTTGCATCGAATGCAGACCTAGCCGAGACCGCGCGCTTAACGCTTGGACGGTGCTGCCAATCTTGCGGCCGAAAACGAACAGTTTCGTTGCTCGGTGCCGTGCGTCACACGCGAGAGAGTGAAGGCACCTCCTCGGGCACGATCGCCTGGAGGCCGCCAAAGCGGCGCTCGCGGCCGTGGAAGGAGACCAGAGCCGCGGCGAGATCGCCCGCGTCGAATTCGGGCCACATCCGCTCGGTGAAGTGCAGCTCGGCATAGGCGCCTTCCCAGAGCAGGAAGTCCGACAGCCGCTTCTCACCCGAGGTGCGGATGATGAGATCGACGTCGCGCAAACCAGCTTCTCCGGTGACGAGCTGCGAGAACGCCTCGCGGGTGAGACTCGTCAGCGCCGCTGCCTTTGCCGCCGCGTTGAGAATGGCGTCGCGCGCGGAATAGTCGACGGCAATGCGCAGATGAAGCGTGCTGCCGTGCGCGGTGGCGTCTTCCGCACGCGCAATCGCATTGGCAATGCCGTCGGGCAGACGGTCGCGGCGGCCGATCACGGTGAGGCGCACGCCGTTCTTGACCAGGCTCTGCACCTCGTTGGCGAGGTAAAACCGCAGAAGCGTCATCAGTGCGGCCACCTCGGCCTTCGGCCTCCGCCAATTGTCGGTCGAGAAGGCGTAGAGCGTCAGCGTGCCGATGCCCTGCTTGGACGCGGCTTCGACGATGCGGCGGATCGTCTCGACGCCGGCTTCATGGCCGCGCATGCGCGACAGGCCGCGCCGCGTTGCCCATCTGCCGTTGCCGTCCATGATGATGCCGACGTGAAGCTTCTCGTTGCGGGACACAAGTTCACTTTGCATTGCAAAGTCTCCGGTCAAAAAAGGGGAGGATCAGGTCGAGACGATACCGAGGCGGCCGAGCGGCGCCGCCTCGCGGCCGGCGGCCTTGGCGGCGTCGCGCACCAGGCGTTCGAGCACGGCGAGATAGTCGAGGAAGCGGCGGCGGCCGGCCTTGGTCAGGCGGCAGGTCGTGTGCGGGCGATTGCCCTCGTAGCCCTTGGTCACCTCGACGAGGCCGGCTTCCTGGAGCACGGCGAGATGCCGGCTGAGATTGCCGTCGGTGAGGCCGCAGAGCTGCTTGAGATCGGCGAACGCCAGACCCTTCGGATGCGCCATCAGCGAGGTCAGAAGTCCGAGCCTCGCCTTCTCGTGGATCACGCGGTCCAGTCCTTCATAAGAAAAGGGTGCGCTGTCAATCTTCGACATCATGATCTCCGGATGCGAAATACAGAATGCCCGCCATCACCGACTGCCCGATCACGAAGGGCAGGCCCATGGTCCAGGGCGACAGCGTGTGGGTTTGGCTCGCGAGCACCACCACCGCAAAGCCGGACATGAAATACCAGGCGCCGGCGAGCGCCACGGTGCGCGGCAGCGAGCGGACGGAGGCGAAAATGCCGAGCGACACCAGGATCTGCCACAGACCGGGCAGCAACCACAGCGTTTCGCCCGCGAACTTCCACATCACTACCGCAAGCAGAACACCGGCAACGCCTGCGGGCAGGAACTGCTCGACGGCTTGGTGGATCATCGCATCGGCGAGGCCCGAATGATGGCGGCGCGAACGTGCGCGCATCTCGATACCGATCGTCAGGCCGGAGAGCGCGGCGGCAATGAACCAGCCGAAGAAGAAACCGAGCGGCTCGCCGGTGGGATCATCGAGCAACCAGAATTGCAGGATTGCGGTGAGAAGCGCGACCGCACCGGTCGCCGCCATCGTCGCCGGGCCGTAGCCGCGGAACGCCGTGCCGGCCGCAATCTGGCTGCGGATCGCCACGATGTCAGCCAGCGCCTTGTCGAGATCGCGCATTGGCAACGCCAAAACCTCGTTCCGCCCATGCTTGCCGGGACTATCGATCCCGCTACTTTGTATCGCAAAGTATATCGGATTGCAAAGTAAAGGCAAGTCCCGAACGTCGCCTCTTGACACCGGACCTCGCCGGACAACTGCCGGTTGCGCGACACCTGCTCCCACAGATAAGATGCGCGCGAATGCGCTCCGGGGGGAAAGTATGTGGCTTAAGTCATTCATCGTTGCGTCATTATTGCAGCTGAGCGTTGGCAGCGTTGCGCAAGCGGCCGGGCCATTCGGCAGCGTCAAAATCGGCAACTGGGTTGGCGGCGCGTTCAGCAATGACGAAACGGGAGCCTTTTCGCATTGTGCCGCGACGGCGCCTTATGCCAACGGCGTCATTCTCGTCGTCGGCCAGAATACTGGGGGCTCGTGGATATTGAGCTTTGCGAGTCCCAGCTACCACTTCAAGCAGGGCGAGAACGCCGCGATCGACGTCATCTTTGACGGACAGGAGCAGGCCAGACTGTTCGCCACGGCCAACCAGACGAACATGCTCAGCTCCGTCATGCCTGCCAACGTGGTACGAGCGTTTCAGAAGGCAAGCCTGATGGTCGCGACGAGCGGCCGCACCGTGCTGAATTTCGACCTGACCTCGGCCGGGCCCGTGATTGCGGCATTGGCCAATTGCGTCACCAAGGTGAAGGCCGACGGCCTGAACAAGGCCGGAGACTTTACGAAGGTCGCGGCAAAGCCGCAGGCCGCGCCGGACAAGCAGGCATCACCGCCGGCCAGCAAGTCCGCCAAAGCCAAAAGCGGTACGGGCTTTGTCGTGAGTGCCAGCGGACATGTCGTCACCAATAATCATGTGATCAATGGCTGCGTCGGCGACATCAGGGGCAATCTCACGGGTGAAGCCGGGATGGTTTTGCGCGTGGTGTCGAGCGACGCCAACAACGATCTCGCGTTGCTGCAGGCGCCGTCGACGACCACGTTCAAGGAGTTCGCCCGGATCCGCGACCGCTCGATTCGCTCCGGCGATTCCGTCGTCGCGATCGGCTTTCCTTTCCATGGATTGCTGACTTCGGATTTCACCGTGACGACTGGCATCGTCAGCTCGCTCAGCGGCATGCGCAACGATTCGCGTTTCCTGCAAATCAGTGCGCCGGTGCAGCCCGGCAATAGCGGCGGCCCGCTGTTCGACACCACCGGGCAGATCGTCGGCGTCGTTACGGGAAAGCTGGACGGATTACGGGTCGCCGCTGCGACCGGCAACATCCCCGAGAACATCAACTTCGCGATCAAGACCGGCGCGCTGCGCGACTTCCTCGACAACTCCGTGGTGCCCTACCAGACTGCCGAACCGAAGGGCGAGATCAAGACCACCGACATCGCCGGCAATGCGCGGCCGTATACGATGCTGATCTCGTGCAATGGCACGGAGCAGGCTGAGGCGAAGCGGTAGCGGCAACGCGCACGGCGTCTGCGCGGCCGCGGATGGCGCGAACGCGATCCGGGCTGCCAGTCAAACCGCGAGTTCCTCAATACGGCGCGACGGGACGCGTGCGCCGCGGCTGCCGCGGTTGCGGCACGGACGATTGGCCGTAGGCGACGAGCGGATTGGGCCCGCAGGCCATGAGCCGGCCGGACACACTGGCCTGACATTGTCCATAGGTGCTGTAGGTACAATCGCCGGGATACTCGTAGCCGCCGCCCTGGGCACACCAGGGATAGTCGTGCGCCGCGGCGGGAGTGACGGCGGAGAAGCCGGCAAGGAGTGTCGCGCCGAGGCCCAGCAGAGCCAATTGCGTCTTGCGCATGATCCCAACTCCTATCCTCATAGCGCGAGATACGCGCCATATAACATCAGGTTTCGCCACGCCGTTTTATTCCAGATCGACGGGCGCTGACACGCAAGAAACCTTGATGCGCAAGAAAAAAGCCCTGCCGAACGGGCAGGGCTCCATCACGGACATCACGAGATCGCTACTCGACCTTCAGGCCGGCGAACTCGACGACCTTCTTCCATTTCTCGGTCTCGGCCTTGATCTCCTCGCCGAACGCCTCGGGCGTCTGCGCCCGCGGCTCGCCGCCGAGCTCGACCAGGCGCTTGGCCATGTCCGGCTCCTTTATCAGCGTGTTGATCTCGCTGTTGAGCTTGGCGATGATCTCCTTGGGCGTGTTCTTCGGCGCACCCATGCCGAACAGCGCGCTCGCCTCGTAGCCCTTCACCGTCTCGCCGATCGCCGGCACGTCGGGCAGCTGCGGCGAGCGCTCCGCCGTGGTGACGCCGATGGCGCGGAGCGAGCCGGACCGGATGTGCTGGATGATCGAGGGCATGTTGTCGAAGATCACCTGCACCTGGCCGCCGAGCATGTCGGTGATCGCGGGCGCGGCGCCGCGATAGGGCACGTGCTGCATCTTGCAGCCCGTCAGCGCCATGAACATCTCGCCGGACAGATGCACCGAGGTGCCGTTGCCCGAGGAGGCCATGTTGACCTTGCCGGGATTGGCCTTCACGTATTCGATGAACTCGGCGACGGTCTTGGCCGGCACGTCCTTGTTGACGGTCATCACGTTCGGTACACGCTGGAACGAGGCGACCGGCGCGATGTCGCGCACGAAGTTGAACTTCAGGTTGGTGTAGAGCGAGGCGTTGATGTAGTTGGCCGGATTGACCAGTTGCAGCGTGTAGCCGTCGGGTTCGGCGTTGACGACCGATTCGGTGGCGATATTGTTGCCGGCACCCGGCTTGTTCTCGATCACGAATTGCTGGCCGAACTTCTCCGACAGTCGCTGACCGATCAGCCGCGCAAGGATGTCGGTGGCTCCGCCCGGCGGATAACCGACCACCCATTTCACCGGATGGGTCGGGTAATCGGCGGCAAGGGCCTTCGACAGCGGGCTGGCTGCAAGCGGACTGGCGGCGAGCAGGCTCAGCGCGGTACGGCGAGTGATCATCTCAAGGGTTCTCCCAACGTGTTGTTCTTGAGCCAGATAGCTTGAAAATGGCGTCGGCGCGGTTGTAACAAAGCTTGCCGCAGGCGGAAAGTGCACGGGGCGCATCACGACGAAAGGATAAGGCATGGCGGTCAAGGTCGAAGCCCTCGATCATCTCGTGATCAACGTCGCGGACGTCGCAGTGACCGCCGCGTGGTACGGCAAGATTCTCGGCATGGAAGTCAAGGTGTTCGACCCCGGCGGCGGCAAAGCGCCGCGGACTTCGTTGCAATTCGGTAACCAGAAGATCAACGTCCGGCCGCGCGATGCCAACAAGGTGGAGTGGTTCACCGCGGACCACCAGACCGCCGGCAGCGAGGATCTGTGCTTCCTCACCTCCGCGAGTCCCGACGAGGTGGTGGCGCATTTGAAGGCACATGGCGTCGCGATCGAAGAGGGCCCGGTTCCCAAGCAGGGCGCCCGCGGCACCCTGCGCTCGGTCTATTGCAGGGATCCGGATGGCAGCCTGATCGAGATTTCGTCGTATGAGGACGGAGGCCGGTAAGGCCAAGCCGCCTGCCCCACGCATCGTCATTGCGAGGAGCCCTTGCGACGAAGCAATCCAGACTGCCTCCGGGGAGGGATTCTGGATTGCTTCGCTCCACTCGCAATGACGGCGGAGAGAGCAGGAAGACGCAATAATCAAAACGCAGCCGCCAGCAAGATGCAGGCTGCACGGGAGGACATATGCCGAATTCGCAAGCCGCCGCCGGAATCGTGGGCCCGTTCGACGGGCTCGACGTGCCCTGGCTGCTAAAGATGCGGGCTGAGGTGCGCAGCTCACATCCGTTCCTGATCTGGGCGCCGTTCGACGCGCCTGCGCGGCGCTGGAGCTATGGCGAGTTTCACGAGCGGGTCGGCGCGCTCGCGGCGGGACTGGCCAAGCGCGGCGTCAAGCCGGGCGAATATGTGCTCATTCATCTCGACAATTGCATCGAGGCGCTGCTGGCCTGGTTTGCCTGTGTCGAACTCGGCGCCATCGCGGTGACCACCAACACGCGCTCGGCACCGGCCGAGCTCGACTATTTTGCCGATCATTGCGGCGCGGTTGCCGCGATCACGCAGCCGGCCTATGCCGAGATCGTCGCGCAGAATTGCCGCAACATTCGATGGATGGCGGTGACCTCGCACGATTCGGGCGCGGCGCCCGCGAACCCGGTCTCACGCGGCGACAGCTTTGAGGAGCTGTTCGCCGACAGCGCCGACCGTCCCAGGCGCGCGATCGATCCGCGCGCGCCGTGCAGCGTGCAATACACCTCGGGCACGACATCGCGCCCCAAGGCGGTGCTGTGGACCCACGCCAACGCGCTGTGGGGCGCCAAGATCAACGCCGCGCACGAAGACCTGCACGCAAGCGACGTGCATCAGGCCTATCTGCCGCTGTTCCACACCAACGCGCTGGCCTATTCGATGCTGGCGACGCTATGGGTCGGTGCCACCTGCGTGATCCAGCCGCGCTTTTCCGCCAGCCGGTTCTGGCGCGCCGCGCGCGAGCACGGCTCGACCTGGACCTCGACGATCCCGTTCTGCATGAAGGCGCTGCTCGAGCAGGACATCCCGCGCGATCACAAATTCCGTCTGTGGGGCACCGCGATCAACGAGCCGCCGGCCTTCGCCGCCTTCGGCGTCAAGATCATCGGCTGGTGGGGCATGACCGAGACCATCACCCACGGCATCGTCGGCGACATCGACCAGCCCAACATCCCGATGTCGATCGGCCGCGCCGCGCCGGAATATGAAATCCGCATCACCGACGACGACGGGCGGCCGACCGAAATCGGCGGCACCGGAAATCTCTCGATCAAGGGCATTGTCGGCCTGTCGCTGTTCGCCGAATATCTGCACAACGAGAAGGCGACGCGCGAGAGCTTCGACGAGCACGGCTTCTTTCTCACCGGTGACCGCGTGGTGCGGCTGGAGAACGGCTACATCCGCTTCGCAGACCGCAGCAAGGACATGCTCAAGGTCGGCGGCGAGAACGTCGCCGCGTCCGAGATCGAGCAGGTGGTCGCACTGGTCCCCGGCGTGCGCGAGGCCGCCGTGGTGGCGAAGACGCATCCGATGCTGGACGAGGTGCCGGTCGTCTTCATCATCCCGCAGGGTGGCGTCGCCGGTGCGCGGCCTGATCTGCACGAGGCCGTGATGGCCGCCTGCCGCGCCGGCCTCGCCGACTTCAAGGTGCCGCGTGAGATCCGCTTCGTCGACGACATGCCGCGCTCGACGCTGGAGAAGGTCGCGAAGGCGGAGCTGAGAAAGATGGTGGGGTGAGGGCACATCGTCGTCCCGGCGAAGGCCGGGACCCATACCGCGTGATCTAACAAGGACGGGCAGTGCCTGTACCAAACGACGAGTCGTCGCCAAACCACTCCCTGTGGTTACGGGTCCCGGCCTTCGCCGGGACGACACCGAGCGTGTTGTGCTAGCGCCGCAAGATTCGCGACACCGACTTCAGAACGATCCCAGCGCCACCGGGCGGAAGGCCTGCAACAGCTGCTGGTCAAGCTTGCCGCCCATGCCTTCCATCATCGTAAACGCGCGCGAGTGGGTGAAGGGCATGCGATAGGCGCGCTTCTCCACGAGTGCCGCGTAGATGTCGACGATCGTCGTGACCCGCACGATATCACTGATCTGGTTCGACGAGAGATTGTTGGGATAGCCGGAGCCGTCGAGGAATTCGTGGTGATGCAGCACGACGTCCAGCATCTCCGGCGGGAAGCCGCCTTGGGCTGCGAGCGCGTCATAGCCGCGGCGCGGGTGCTGGCGGACTTCGGCCATTTCCTCATCGGTGAGCTTGCCGGGCTTGTCGAGCAGCGCGGAGGGAACGAAGGCCTTGCCGACGTCGTGCAGCAGCGCGGCACGGGTCAGCCGGCGCTGGTCGTCCTCGCGCATGCCGAGATGCTGGGCGAAGGAGACCGCAAATCCGGTCACGAACAGGCAGTGGCGGTAGCTGCCGACATGGTGGCAGCCCACCGTGGTGAGCCACTCGCGCAGCGAGGAGTGCTTGATCGCCTTCAGGATCTTGCTCTCGGCG
This genomic window contains:
- a CDS encoding di-trans,poly-cis-decaprenylcistransferase: MQSELVSRNEKLHVGIIMDGNGRWATRRGLSRMRGHEAGVETIRRIVEAASKQGIGTLTLYAFSTDNWRRPKAEVAALMTLLRFYLANEVQSLVKNGVRLTVIGRRDRLPDGIANAIARAEDATAHGSTLHLRIAVDYSARDAILNAAAKAAALTSLTREAFSQLVTGEAGLRDVDLIIRTSGEKRLSDFLLWEGAYAELHFTERMWPEFDAGDLAAALVSFHGRERRFGGLQAIVPEEVPSLSRV
- a CDS encoding transcriptional regulator; the protein is MSKIDSAPFSYEGLDRVIHEKARLGLLTSLMAHPKGLAFADLKQLCGLTDGNLSRHLAVLQEAGLVEVTKGYEGNRPHTTCRLTKAGRRRFLDYLAVLERLVRDAAKAAGREAAPLGRLGIVST
- a CDS encoding serine protease, encoding MWLKSFIVASLLQLSVGSVAQAAGPFGSVKIGNWVGGAFSNDETGAFSHCAATAPYANGVILVVGQNTGGSWILSFASPSYHFKQGENAAIDVIFDGQEQARLFATANQTNMLSSVMPANVVRAFQKASLMVATSGRTVLNFDLTSAGPVIAALANCVTKVKADGLNKAGDFTKVAAKPQAAPDKQASPPASKSAKAKSGTGFVVSASGHVVTNNHVINGCVGDIRGNLTGEAGMVLRVVSSDANNDLALLQAPSTTTFKEFARIRDRSIRSGDSVVAIGFPFHGLLTSDFTVTTGIVSSLSGMRNDSRFLQISAPVQPGNSGGPLFDTTGQIVGVVTGKLDGLRVAAATGNIPENINFAIKTGALRDFLDNSVVPYQTAEPKGEIKTTDIAGNARPYTMLISCNGTEQAEAKR
- a CDS encoding DUF3551 domain-containing protein; the encoded protein is MRKTQLALLGLGATLLAGFSAVTPAAAHDYPWCAQGGGYEYPGDCTYSTYGQCQASVSGRLMACGPNPLVAYGQSSVPQPRQPRRTRPVAPY
- a CDS encoding tripartite tricarboxylate transporter substrate binding protein, which codes for MITRRTALSLLAASPLAASPLSKALAADYPTHPVKWVVGYPPGGATDILARLIGQRLSEKFGQQFVIENKPGAGNNIATESVVNAEPDGYTLQLVNPANYINASLYTNLKFNFVRDIAPVASFQRVPNVMTVNKDVPAKTVAEFIEYVKANPGKVNMASSGNGTSVHLSGEMFMALTGCKMQHVPYRGAAPAITDMLGGQVQVIFDNMPSIIQHIRSGSLRAIGVTTAERSPQLPDVPAIGETVKGYEASALFGMGAPKNTPKEIIAKLNSEINTLIKEPDMAKRLVELGGEPRAQTPEAFGEEIKAETEKWKKVVEFAGLKVE
- a CDS encoding VOC family protein, coding for MAVKVEALDHLVINVADVAVTAAWYGKILGMEVKVFDPGGGKAPRTSLQFGNQKINVRPRDANKVEWFTADHQTAGSEDLCFLTSASPDEVVAHLKAHGVAIEEGPVPKQGARGTLRSVYCRDPDGSLIEISSYEDGGR
- a CDS encoding ATP-dependent acyl-CoA ligase gives rise to the protein MPNSQAAAGIVGPFDGLDVPWLLKMRAEVRSSHPFLIWAPFDAPARRWSYGEFHERVGALAAGLAKRGVKPGEYVLIHLDNCIEALLAWFACVELGAIAVTTNTRSAPAELDYFADHCGAVAAITQPAYAEIVAQNCRNIRWMAVTSHDSGAAPANPVSRGDSFEELFADSADRPRRAIDPRAPCSVQYTSGTTSRPKAVLWTHANALWGAKINAAHEDLHASDVHQAYLPLFHTNALAYSMLATLWVGATCVIQPRFSASRFWRAAREHGSTWTSTIPFCMKALLEQDIPRDHKFRLWGTAINEPPAFAAFGVKIIGWWGMTETITHGIVGDIDQPNIPMSIGRAAPEYEIRITDDDGRPTEIGGTGNLSIKGIVGLSLFAEYLHNEKATRESFDEHGFFLTGDRVVRLENGYIRFADRSKDMLKVGGENVAASEIEQVVALVPGVREAAVVAKTHPMLDEVPVVFIIPQGGVAGARPDLHEAVMAACRAGLADFKVPREIRFVDDMPRSTLEKVAKAELRKMVG
- a CDS encoding HD domain-containing phosphohydrolase, whose amino-acid sequence is MNASAKPAAKRRLLLASDRSDESTELASILKAVGDVATVTTQEIPEQPSRDLSGLVVDINLRSPESVQRVRNKLRGDAYRAMPRLFVLADALHHGTMQAWALGATDTISRPLQPEDILQRIRAAFPDTAVYDATDRGKTLNRGVEAAHAVLKKMFEKLPLGVPLTFDDVIAAESKILKAIKHSSLREWLTTVGCHHVGSYRHCLFVTGFAVSFAQHLGMREDDQRRLTRAALLHDVGKAFVPSALLDKPGKLTDEEMAEVRQHPRRGYDALAAQGGFPPEMLDVVLHHHEFLDGSGYPNNLSSNQISDIVRVTTIVDIYAALVEKRAYRMPFTHSRAFTMMEGMGGKLDQQLLQAFRPVALGSF